CCACCAGAGAACTGGGAGCAGCAGGGTGCTGGGATTTTGTCCACATTTTCCAGTGCCCTCTTacagccaggagaatggcggctGCTTGGTAGGAGCTGCTCATGCTCTGGAGTCAGTCAGTCTTGGGTAGCTGCAGGCAGAGGCACATCTGCCTGAGCCTCAGCATCCTCCTCTGTAAATGCAGCACCCTTCTCTTTTGCCACACAGGCTTGCTGGGGAGTTCAGTAAGGTTCTGCCTCTGAAGAGCCCAGTGTAGGACCTGGGGAAGAGGGTTCCATCCACCTGCAGGCAGTTGGGGGTAGGGGCAGGGGGAGCACGGCCAGGTGAGTGAGCCCCTCTGACCTGGATCTTCCTCCTCCTTGACATGGTGGTCTCAGGCATGAGTTTGACAGCGAGAGGATCCCAGAGCTGTCTGGCCCCGCCTTCCTGCAGGACATCCACAGCGTGTCCTCCCTCTGCAAGCTCTACTTCCGAGAACTTCCGAACCCTCTGCTCACCTACCAGCTCTATGGGAAATTCAGTGTGAGTAAGGGAGCTGGCGGGACGGAGGGGGCCGGGACGCCTCTGACCCAATCCTCATCACACCCACCCACCATCTCAGGAGGCCATGTCAGTGCCTGGGGAGGAGGAGCGTCTGGTGCGGGTACACGATGTCATCCAGCAGCTGCCCCCGCCACATTACAGGTAAACCAGGAGGGGCGGGGTGGGACTTGGTGGGATTCCAAGGGGGTTGAGGCTCAGGTGTCCCCCTCTGCTCCCACCCCCAGGACCCTGGAGTACCTGCTGAGGCACCTGGCCCGCATGGCGAGACACAGTGCTAACACCAGCATGCATGCCCGCAACCTGGCCATTGTCTGGGCACCCAACCTGCTACGGTGAGCTGCTTGCTCGCCTGCCCACCCCTCAGGTCTTTCCCCAAAACCACGCCAGGAACCCACCcagcttttcttttgtttattcattgaaTACATGTCTATCAAATACCTTCCGTGGACCTGGCCCCATCCCCAGCACTGGGGACACAGCACGGAGCACGGCCCTGTCCTCCTGGGACTCATGTTCTCATGGAGGAGATGGACCATGAACATCAACAGGAGAATACAGAGTAAGGTCTGATGGTGATGAGTgctgaggaggagagaggaggagggaagggcagTGTGCAGGGTCAGGGCAGTGTGAGGTTTTTAGTGAGGGTGGCAAGGGAGGTTTTGGCAGGTCTTCTGTGGCCAGCAGCAGAATAAGCCTGGAGGACTTGATGGTGAACGAGACAGGCATGATCTCTGCCCTGCAGGAGTTCACATTCTCCTGGGGGCACAGATACATAATCAAGTAAAACAGGTGATATGTCAGAGGGCGGGCATATGatggatgaagaaaaataaatgagaaaggcCAGGGGCACAGAGAAGAGAGTGTACAGTTTTGAATAAAGTGGATGAGGAAGACTGCACTAAGAAGGCAACATTTGAGTCAAGACCTGCAGAGGATGAGGGAGGGCCCTGGGGGTGCATCTGGGGAGTGCCAGGTTGAGGGAATGGCAGGTGCAGACATCTGGGCCTGGGCTGGTGCCTGGTGCGTTGAAGGAGCCGCAGGGAGGCTGGTGTGGCTGGAGCTGAGGGAGTGAGGGGTTGAAGGAGAGGAGAtaatgaggtcagagaggtgacAGGGACCAGACAGGGGTGACTCACAGGTCATGGGTCACAGTGAGGACTTTGCTCTTGCCTGGAGCGAGGTGCAGCCAGGGCAGGGCTCTGAGCCAGGTAGGCCCTGATGGGACTCAGGTGGTCCCAGGATCCCTCTGGCTGCAGGTGGGGACAGTAGCAGGAGGCCAGGAAGGAGGCTCTGGGATGTCCAGGCTGGGGAAGACAGAGGCTGGGCCAGATGGGGCAGTGGAGGGGGTGACAGACTGAGCCACAGGAAGAACCACACTGACTGAGATGGGGAAGGCAGGAGGGGCGGCTCTGGGGGAAGGTTGAGAGCCTAGCGAGGTGTGATCAGTTTGAGAAGATCAGAGGTATTGAATAGACAGTCACTGCCTCCACTGGCTCCCCACATTGCCCTGCCAGAACCTGCTGGCTGGGCTCAAGGCACCCGgcctccctcctgctcctcccatCCAGGTCCATGGAGCTGGAGTCAGTGGGAATGGGTGGTGCCGCGGCGTTCCGGGAAGTGCGGGTGCAGTCGGTGGTGGTGGAGTTTCTGCTCACCCACGTGGACGTCCTGTTCAGCGACACCTTCACCTCCGCTGGCCTGGACCCTGCAGGTATGCCCTCCCACCCGCTGAGGTCCTGGCTACTGCCCACCACGGTCAGGGCTGCAGAGGGAGGGCAGGTGGGCTCCCagtcccatccccaccccactgAAGCTGGGCCTCCCTCCCGGCTCCTTGAGGACCCCGCCCCGGCCTCTCCCTCCCCGCGCCCCCCCTCCTTCTCATTTCAGCTCCTCCGCTCAGGATTCCCACCTCTTGGCCCGGACGCCGCTCTTCCTTCACCCCTTGTAGCTCCTGGGGGCGCTTGGGGCCATGGGTCCacctgggaggaggtgggaggtcCCCAGACTTGACCCCTCCCCGGCCCCGCCCAGACTCCCCGCCCTGCCCCGGACCCCAGCCCAGTCAGGACTCTGCTCGTCGGAGGGCCCTCTGGCCCGAGGTAACTGAAGCCAGAGCCGCTGCCCTCGCTGGCTGCCGGGAGCTGCCTCCTCATCAGCTCGtcctgccccaccctcctcccacctgcctGCTGCCCGCCCGCTCCCTCCTGATCCGCCCCGGCCCCCTGCCTTGCCAGCCCGGGTGGGCATGCTGCGGGGCCGGGGCTTGGGCTGTGGCGCTTGGCTTTGCCCGTGGCCTTGGGCGGCCCCAGAGCTGACAGGTGCCCCCTTTCCACACTCCCCAGGCCGATGCCTGCTCCCCAGGCCCAAGTCCCTCGCGGGCAGCTGCCCCTCCACCCGCCTGCTGACGCTGGAGGAAGCCCAGGCGCGCACGCAGGGCCGGCTGGGGATGCCCACAGAGCCCACAACTCCCAAGACCCCCGCCTCACCTGCGGAAAGGTGAGTGGGATGCTGGGGGTGGTAAGGGGCAGGTGGAGGCCTGGTTCCTCAGACGACCTGCCATTTCTCCCCCAAACCGcaggaggaaaggggagagaggggagaaacaGCGGAAGCCAGGGGGCAGCAGCTGGAAGACGTTCTTTGCACTGGGCCGGGGCCCCAGTGTCCCTCGAAAGAAGCCCCTGCCCTGGCTGGGGGGCACCCGCGCCCCACCGCAGCCTTCAGGTGAGAGGCTGGGCCATGGGCTGGTGGGCAGCGGTGGTCGCTGGAGTGCCCTCCTACCTCTTCGTCTCCTGCAGGCGGCAGACCCGACACCGTCACACTGAGATCTGCCAAGAGCGAGGAGTCTCTGTCATCGCAGGCCAGCGGGGCTGGTGAGCAAGGGGGGGAAGTGGGGGGGCACTATCTGCACCCAAGTGGAGCCAGGAGGAATTGGGGCCCTGGTTTGGCCTCCAAATTTTGTACTTCACATTTGGGGGTCCTGGggcttttgaaaattttaacCTGGCCTTTATGTACAATGAGTTGGATACAGTATCACCTTTGGTTCATCACACACCGAACTTAACTTATTGGTCCATGACAGGccctttaaaaagtctttattattcctgttgaacatttttaaataacattatggACATCCATGAACCCACCAGCCTAGAACTAAAGCAGCTCCATTCCTTCTCCCGTTCAAGTTCCTCCCCACTGGAGGCATCCTCTCAATTTGCAGACTACCCTGCCCTTGCTTTCCGGGTTTGATCATACACAGGTGTGTGTGGAAGGATCATACTGCTCAGTTCTAGTCATTTTGGAAACTTTATTTAAAGGGTGTCATAAGAAAGGGGCACCGCGCTTGGCTTTTTCCCCATCGCTACCTCACAGCCTGCCGCGCTGCTGGGTGCCGCTTTCCGGCCTCTGCCAGGGGCTGCTTATCCATCCCACCCAGCCATGCCTCTGGGGGCTCTTCTGAACCACCGCGCTGTCCACACACTCCTGGGGTACTGCCCTCCCATGTACCCAGGAGCACAGGCACTGTCCTGCCGGCTCAGCAGCTGTGTGTGAATCTGCTGGTCTCGTGCCCACAGCCTGTGGGGCGGCCACAGGACCTTCGTGCTTTGGGCCGGAAGTGTCCTCTTCATGGTCTCCACCGTGAATCTGAAACAGCTTTTCCTGGCTTCACAGCTACTGTGGCACTCTCTGGGGAGGTGCCTCTTCATGTCCTTTCCCCAGCTTTCTGTGGGGCTGTGCGCCCTGTTCTCAGGGATGGTCTCACTGACTCCACCCCTCCAGGCCTCCAGAGGCTGCACAGGCTGCGGCGACCCCACTCCAGCAGCGACGCTTTCCCCGTGGGCCCAGCACCTGCTGGCTCCTGCGAGAGCCtgtcctcgtcctcctcctctgAGTCCTCCTCCTCGGAGtcctcctcttcatcctctgAGTCCTCAGCAGCTGGGCTGGGGGCACTCTCTGGGTCCCCCTCACACCGTACCTCAGCCTGGCTAGATGATGGTGATGAGCTGGACTTCAGCCCACCCCGCTGCCTGGAGGGACTCCGGGGGCTGGACTTTGATCCCTTAACCTTCCGCTGCAGCAGCCCCACCCCAGGGGATCCCGCACCTCCCGCCAGCCCAGCACCCCCcgcccctgcctctgccttcccacCCAGGGTGACCCCCCAGGCCATCTCGCCCCGAGGGCCCACCAGCCCTGCCTCGCCCGCTGCCCTGGACATCTCAGAGCCCCTGGCTGTATCAGTGCCACCCGCTGTCCTAGaactgctgggggctgggggagcacctgcctcagccaccccaacACCAGCTCTCAGCCCTGGCCGGAGCCTGCGCCCCCATCTCATACCCCTGCTGCTGCGTGGAGCCGAGGCCCCGCTGACTGATGCCTGCCAGCAGGAGATGTGCAGCAAGCTCCGGGGAGCTCAGGGCCCACTGGGTGAGTCCTGCTCGGCCTACCCCACCCCTGTCCCCGCCTGCTCTCACTGACCCTGAGGGCCTGGCCCCAGCTGAACCCCTCTCCATTCATTTATATAGGTCCTGATATGGAGTCACCATTGCCaccccctcccctgtctctcctGCGCCCTGGGGgtgccccacccccgccccccaagAACCCAGCGCGCCTcatggccctggccctggctgaGCGGGCTCAGCAGGTGGCCGAGCAACAGAGCCAGCAGGAGTGTGGGGGCACCCCACCTGCTCCCCGATCCCCCTTCCGCCGGTCGCTGTCTCTGGAGGTGGGTGGAGAGCCCCCGGGGACCTCAGGGAGTGGGCCACCTCCCAACTCCCTAGCCCATCCGAGTGTCTGGGTCCCGGGACCCCCATCCTACTTACCAAGGCAACAAAGTGATGGGAGCCTGCTGAGGAGCCAGCGGCCCATGGGGACCTCAAGGAGGGGACTCCGAGGCCCTGCCCAGGTCAGTGCCCAGCTCAGGGCAGGTGGGGGGGGCAGGGATGCGCCAGAGGCAGCAGCCCAGTCCCCATGTTCTGTCCCCTCACAGGTTCCTACCCCCGGCTtcttctccccagcccccagggaGTGCCTGCCACCCTTCCTCGGGGTCCCCAAGCCAGGCTTGTACCCCCTGGGCCCCCCATCCTTCCAGCCCAGTTCCCCAGCCCCGGTCTGGAGGAGCTCCCTGGGCCCCCCTGCACCACTCGACAGGGGAGAGAACCTGTACTATGAGATCGGGGCAGGTGAGGGGTCCCCCTATTCTGGCCCTACCCGCTCCTGGAGTCCCTTTCGCTCCATGCCCCCCGACAGGCTCAATGCCTCCTATGGCATGCTTGGCCAATCGCCCCCACTCCACAGGTCCCCCGACTTAGTGCTCAGCTACCCGCCAGCCCCTTCCTGCTTTCCCCCTGACCACCTTGGCTACTCAGCCCCCCAGCACCCTGCTCGGCGCCCCACACCGCCTGAGCCCCTCTACGTCAACCTAGCCCTAGGGCCCAGAGGTCCCtcacctgcctcttcctcctcctcttcccctcctgccCACCCCCGAAGCCGTTCAGATCCCGGTCCCCCAGTCCCCCGCCTTCCCCAGAAACAACGGGCACCCTGGGGCCCCCGTACCCCTCATAGGGTGCCGGGTCCCTGGGGCCCCCCTGAGCCTCTCCTGCTCTACAGGG
The sequence above is drawn from the Macaca thibetana thibetana isolate TM-01 chromosome 19, ASM2454274v1, whole genome shotgun sequence genome and encodes:
- the ARHGAP33 gene encoding rho GTPase-activating protein 33 isoform X4; translation: MLVPLLLQYLETLSGLVDSNLNCGPVLTWMELDNHGRRLLLSEEASLNIPAVAAAHVIKRYTAQAPDELSFEVGDIVSVIDMPPTEDRSWWRGKRGFQVGFFPSECVELFTERPGPGLKADADGPPCGIPAPQGISSLTSAVPRPRGKLAGLLRTFMRSRPSRQRLRQRGILRQRVFGCDLGEHLSNSGQDVPQVLRCCSEFIEAHGVVDGIYRLSGVSSNIQRLRHEFDSERIPELSGPAFLQDIHSVSSLCKLYFRELPNPLLTYQLYGKFSEAMSVPGEEERLVRVHDVIQQLPPPHYRTLEYLLRHLARMARHSANTSMHARNLAIVWAPNLLRSMELESVGMGGAAAFREVRVQSVVVEFLLTHVDVLFSDTFTSAGLDPAGRCLLPRPKSLAGSCPSTRLLTLEEAQARTQGRLGMPTEPTTPKTPASPAERRKGERGEKQRKPGGSSWKTFFALGRGPSVPRKKPLPWLGGTRAPPQPSGGRPDTVTLRSAKSEESLSSQASGAGLQRLHRLRRPHSSSDAFPVGPAPAGSCESLSSSSSSESSSSESSSSSSESSAAGLGALSGSPSHRTSAWLDDGDELDFSPPRCLEGLRGLDFDPLTFRCSSPTPGDPAPPASPAPPAPASAFPPRVTPQAISPRGPTSPASPAALDISEPLAVSVPPAVLELLGAGGAPASATPTPALSPGRSLRPHLIPLLLRGAEAPLTDACQQEMCSKLRGAQGPLGPDMESPLPPPPLSLLRPGGAPPPPPKNPARLMALALAERAQQVAEQQSQQECGGTPPAPRSPFRRSLSLEVGGEPPGTSGSGPPPNSLAHPSVWVPGPPSYLPRQQSDGSLLRSQRPMGTSRRGLRGPAQVPTPGFFSPAPRECLPPFLGVPKPGLYPLGPPSFQPSSPAPVWRSSLGPPAPLDRGENLYYEIGAGEGSPYSGPTRSWSPFRSMPPDRLNASYGMLGQSPPLHRSPDLVLSYPPAPSCFPPDHLGYSAPQHPARRPTPPEPLYVNLALGPRGPSPASSSSSSPPAHPRSRSDPGPPVPRLPQKQRAPWGPRTPHRVPGPWGPPEPLLLYRAAPPAYGRGGELHRGSLYRNGGQRGEGAGPPPPYPTPSWSLHSEGQTRSYC
- the ARHGAP33 gene encoding rho GTPase-activating protein 33 isoform X1 — protein: MVARSTDSLDGPGEGSVQPLPTAGGPSVKGKPGKRLSAPRGPFPRLADCAHFHYENVDFGHIQLLLSPDREGPSLSGENELVFGVQVTCQGRSWPVLRSYDDFRSLDAHLHRCIFDRRFSCLPELPPPPEGARAAQMLVPLLLQYLETLSGLVDSNLNCGPVLTWMELDNHGRRLLLSEEASLNIPAVAAAHVIKRYTAQAPDELSFEVGDIVSVIDMPPTEDRSWWRGKRGFQVGFFPSECVELFTERPGPGLKAADADGPPCGIPAPQGISSLTSAVPRPRGKLAGLLRTFMRSRPSRQRLRQRGILRQRVFGCDLGEHLSNSGQDVPQVLRCCSEFIEAHGVVDGIYRLSGVSSNIQRLRHEFDSERIPELSGPAFLQDIHSVSSLCKLYFRELPNPLLTYQLYGKFSEAMSVPGEEERLVRVHDVIQQLPPPHYRTLEYLLRHLARMARHSANTSMHARNLAIVWAPNLLRSMELESVGMGGAAAFREVRVQSVVVEFLLTHVDVLFSDTFTSAGLDPAGRCLLPRPKSLAGSCPSTRLLTLEEAQARTQGRLGMPTEPTTPKTPASPAERRKGERGEKQRKPGGSSWKTFFALGRGPSVPRKKPLPWLGGTRAPPQPSGGRPDTVTLRSAKSEESLSSQASGAGLQRLHRLRRPHSSSDAFPVGPAPAGSCESLSSSSSSESSSSESSSSSSESSAAGLGALSGSPSHRTSAWLDDGDELDFSPPRCLEGLRGLDFDPLTFRCSSPTPGDPAPPASPAPPAPASAFPPRVTPQAISPRGPTSPASPAALDISEPLAVSVPPAVLELLGAGGAPASATPTPALSPGRSLRPHLIPLLLRGAEAPLTDACQQEMCSKLRGAQGPLGPDMESPLPPPPLSLLRPGGAPPPPPKNPARLMALALAERAQQVAEQQSQQECGGTPPAPRSPFRRSLSLEVGGEPPGTSGSGPPPNSLAHPSVWVPGPPSYLPRQQSDGSLLRSQRPMGTSRRGLRGPAQVSAQLRAGGGGRDAPEAAAQSPCSVPSQVPTPGFFSPAPRECLPPFLGVPKPGLYPLGPPSFQPSSPAPVWRSSLGPPAPLDRGENLYYEIGAGEGSPYSGPTRSWSPFRSMPPDRLNASYGMLGQSPPLHRSPDLVLSYPPAPSCFPPDHLGYSAPQHPARRPTPPEPLYVNLALGPRGPSPASSSSSSPPAHPRSRSDPGPPVPRLPQKQRAPWGPRTPHRVPGPWGPPEPLLLYRAAPPAYGRGGELHRGSLYRNGGQRGEGAGPPPPYPTPSWSLHSEGQTRSYC
- the ARHGAP33 gene encoding rho GTPase-activating protein 33 isoform X2, with the translated sequence MVARSTDSLDGPGEGSVQPLPTAGGPSVKGKPGKRLSAPRGPFPRLADCAHFHYENVDFGHIQLLLSPDREGPSLSGENELVFGVQVTCQGRSWPVLRSYDDFRSLDAHLHRCIFDRRFSCLPELPPPPEGARAAQMLVPLLLQYLETLSGLVDSNLNCGPVLTWMELDNHGRRLLLSEEASLNIPAVAAAHVIKRYTAQAPDELSFEVGDIVSVIDMPPTEDRSWWRGKRGFQVGFFPSECVELFTERPGPGLKADADGPPCGIPAPQGISSLTSAVPRPRGKLAGLLRTFMRSRPSRQRLRQRGILRQRVFGCDLGEHLSNSGQDVPQVLRCCSEFIEAHGVVDGIYRLSGVSSNIQRLRHEFDSERIPELSGPAFLQDIHSVSSLCKLYFRELPNPLLTYQLYGKFSEAMSVPGEEERLVRVHDVIQQLPPPHYRTLEYLLRHLARMARHSANTSMHARNLAIVWAPNLLRSMELESVGMGGAAAFREVRVQSVVVEFLLTHVDVLFSDTFTSAGLDPAGRCLLPRPKSLAGSCPSTRLLTLEEAQARTQGRLGMPTEPTTPKTPASPAERRKGERGEKQRKPGGSSWKTFFALGRGPSVPRKKPLPWLGGTRAPPQPSGGRPDTVTLRSAKSEESLSSQASGAGLQRLHRLRRPHSSSDAFPVGPAPAGSCESLSSSSSSESSSSESSSSSSESSAAGLGALSGSPSHRTSAWLDDGDELDFSPPRCLEGLRGLDFDPLTFRCSSPTPGDPAPPASPAPPAPASAFPPRVTPQAISPRGPTSPASPAALDISEPLAVSVPPAVLELLGAGGAPASATPTPALSPGRSLRPHLIPLLLRGAEAPLTDACQQEMCSKLRGAQGPLGPDMESPLPPPPLSLLRPGGAPPPPPKNPARLMALALAERAQQVAEQQSQQECGGTPPAPRSPFRRSLSLEVGGEPPGTSGSGPPPNSLAHPSVWVPGPPSYLPRQQSDGSLLRSQRPMGTSRRGLRGPAQVSAQLRAGGGGRDAPEAAAQSPCSVPSQVPTPGFFSPAPRECLPPFLGVPKPGLYPLGPPSFQPSSPAPVWRSSLGPPAPLDRGENLYYEIGAGEGSPYSGPTRSWSPFRSMPPDRLNASYGMLGQSPPLHRSPDLVLSYPPAPSCFPPDHLGYSAPQHPARRPTPPEPLYVNLALGPRGPSPASSSSSSPPAHPRSRSDPGPPVPRLPQKQRAPWGPRTPHRVPGPWGPPEPLLLYRAAPPAYGRGGELHRGSLYRNGGQRGEGAGPPPPYPTPSWSLHSEGQTRSYC
- the ARHGAP33 gene encoding rho GTPase-activating protein 33 isoform X5 is translated as MLVPLLLQYLETLSGLVDSNLNCGPVLTWMELDNHGRRLLLSEEASLNIPAVAAAHVIKRYTAQAPDELSFEVGDIVSVIDMPPTEDRSWWRGKRGFQVGFFPSECVELFTERPGPGLKAADADGPPCGIPAPQGISSLTSAVPRPRGKLAGLLRTFMRSRPSRQRLRQRGILRQRVFGCDLGEHLSNSGQDVPQVLRCCSEFIEAHGVVDGIYRLSGVSSNIQRLRHEFDSERIPELSGPAFLQDIHSVSSLCKLYFRELPNPLLTYQLYGKFSEAMSVPGEEERLVRVHDVIQQLPPPHYRTLEYLLRHLARMARHSANTSMHARNLAIVWAPNLLRSMELESVGMGGAAAFREVRVQSVVVEFLLTHVDVLFSDTFTSAGLDPAGRCLLPRPKSLAGSCPSTRLLTLEEAQARTQGRLGMPTEPTTPKTPASPAERRKGERGEKQRKPGGSSWKTFFALGRGPSVPRKKPLPWLGGTRAPPQPSGGRPDTVTLRSAKSEESLSSQASGAGLQRLHRLRRPHSSSDAFPVGPAPAGSCESLSSSSSSESSSSESSSSSSESSAAGLGALSGSPSHRTSAWLDDGDELDFSPPRCLEGLRGLDFDPLTFRCSSPTPGDPAPPASPAPPAPASAFPPRVTPQAISPRGPTSPASPAALDISEPLAVSVPPAVLELLGAGGAPASATPTPALSPGRSLRPHLIPLLLRGAEAPLTDACQQEMCSKLRGAQGPLGPDMESPLPPPPLSLLRPGGAPPPPPKNPARLMALALAERAQQVAEQQSQQECGGTPPAPRSPFRRSLSLEVGGEPPGTSGSGPPPNSLAHPSVWVPGPPSYLPRQQSDGSLLRSQRPMGTSRRGLRGPAQPPGSACHPSSGSPSQACTPWAPHPSSPVPQPRSGGAPWAPLHHSTGERTCTMRSGQVRGPPILALPAPGVPFAPCPPTGSMPPMACLANRPHSTGPPT
- the ARHGAP33 gene encoding rho GTPase-activating protein 33 isoform X3 → MLVPLLLQYLETLSGLVDSNLNCGPVLTWMELDNHGRRLLLSEEASLNIPAVAAAHVIKRYTAQAPDELSFEVGDIVSVIDMPPTEDRSWWRGKRGFQVGFFPSECVELFTERPGPGLKAADADGPPCGIPAPQGISSLTSAVPRPRGKLAGLLRTFMRSRPSRQRLRQRGILRQRVFGCDLGEHLSNSGQDVPQVLRCCSEFIEAHGVVDGIYRLSGVSSNIQRLRHEFDSERIPELSGPAFLQDIHSVSSLCKLYFRELPNPLLTYQLYGKFSEAMSVPGEEERLVRVHDVIQQLPPPHYRTLEYLLRHLARMARHSANTSMHARNLAIVWAPNLLRSMELESVGMGGAAAFREVRVQSVVVEFLLTHVDVLFSDTFTSAGLDPAGRCLLPRPKSLAGSCPSTRLLTLEEAQARTQGRLGMPTEPTTPKTPASPAERRKGERGEKQRKPGGSSWKTFFALGRGPSVPRKKPLPWLGGTRAPPQPSGGRPDTVTLRSAKSEESLSSQASGAGLQRLHRLRRPHSSSDAFPVGPAPAGSCESLSSSSSSESSSSESSSSSSESSAAGLGALSGSPSHRTSAWLDDGDELDFSPPRCLEGLRGLDFDPLTFRCSSPTPGDPAPPASPAPPAPASAFPPRVTPQAISPRGPTSPASPAALDISEPLAVSVPPAVLELLGAGGAPASATPTPALSPGRSLRPHLIPLLLRGAEAPLTDACQQEMCSKLRGAQGPLGPDMESPLPPPPLSLLRPGGAPPPPPKNPARLMALALAERAQQVAEQQSQQECGGTPPAPRSPFRRSLSLEVGGEPPGTSGSGPPPNSLAHPSVWVPGPPSYLPRQQSDGSLLRSQRPMGTSRRGLRGPAQVPTPGFFSPAPRECLPPFLGVPKPGLYPLGPPSFQPSSPAPVWRSSLGPPAPLDRGENLYYEIGAGEGSPYSGPTRSWSPFRSMPPDRLNASYGMLGQSPPLHRSPDLVLSYPPAPSCFPPDHLGYSAPQHPARRPTPPEPLYVNLALGPRGPSPASSSSSSPPAHPRSRSDPGPPVPRLPQKQRAPWGPRTPHRVPGPWGPPEPLLLYRAAPPAYGRGGELHRGSLYRNGGQRGEGAGPPPPYPTPSWSLHSEGQTRSYC